Genomic segment of Candidatus Binatia bacterium:
ACGGGTACGTCCTGTGCTTCGGGCAGGATTTACTGACTTCATGAGAGCGGCCGCCGTGCGGGGCGGCGGATGCAGGTGATCTGCGGAGGCGGTGGCCGACCGTTTCCTCTCCACGTCCGAAGAGGACCAGCAAGCAATCATCGAGTTCTTGAGGACTTTGCGGCTAGGTACCTGGGCCGGGCGCGAAAAGCCTTCTAGGTCCACCGGCCTCGAATTCTTCCGACGAAAGTGTTGCCGAGGCCTGGTTCATGAAGCTATCTCTTGAGGTGGAGGAAACGACCCATGTCATCGATGATTCCCGAGTGCACGGCCGATACCGACGCGGATGCGATGTACGCAATCCTGATGGACGCAGGCTGCCTTGTCGTTCGCGACATGGCGTCGCCCGAGGGGATCGCGGCGGTGCGAGCTGAGCTTGCCGATTTCATGGCCGCGGCGCCGGTTGTGCCGCACGAGCCAGAGGATTTCTACTCGGGAAACACTCGCCGGGCGGTTGGGCTCATGAGCCGGTCACCGACGATGCGTGAGTTGATGATGCATCCCGCGGTCGAGCGGCTTTGCGATCGTCATCTTCTGCCCAACTGCAGTAGGTACCATGTTAATGTCACTGCCGCGCTCGAGGTCGGCCCGGACGCGCGCGACCAGATTCTACATCGCGAAGAGGACCTCTTTCCCTACTTGACTGTAGCCGACATCAAGGCCCTTTTTGGCCCAGGCCACTTCTAGCGGTCAACTCCCAAACCTGCCCTCGGGGAGGCTTACGCCGCCCTACCCGCCCGGCGGCGAAGCCGCTGGGCGGCCTCGAGAGCTTCGCAAAGTCCCACACCGACAGCCTCGTCGAGCCACGCCGACGGGTGGAGAAGAGCTAGCCCTCTAGGACTGCGCGTACGTCGCCGGGTCGAGCGAGAAGGCCATGCCCTGCATCGGCTCGCCTCGCCCTCGCCGCTCCGCGTTTGCGCGGCAAGTTGTCCGATAGCGCTCG
This window contains:
- a CDS encoding phytanoyl-CoA dioxygenase family protein, with amino-acid sequence MSSMIPECTADTDADAMYAILMDAGCLVVRDMASPEGIAAVRAELADFMAAAPVVPHEPEDFYSGNTRRAVGLMSRSPTMRELMMHPAVERLCDRHLLPNCSRYHVNVTAALEVGPDARDQILHREEDLFPYLTVADIKALFGPGHF